A window of Campylobacter pinnipediorum subsp. pinnipediorum contains these coding sequences:
- a CDS encoding endonuclease/exonuclease/phosphatase family protein, with the protein MNKLIFIFFIPIFIFAQTIKIATYNVENLFDGKNNGNEYRDFKIGKSSWSDEKYKHKLANIKEVIKSINADIIALQEIENEDVLKELIKGTDYKFINFKTTKNAPVGLGLISKIRPILTKSFSVAGVKTRDILKVSFEEDKKIFSIFINHFPAFKKNGIISQKKAERTLRVALENEKNAIVLGDFNSPYGKKSILNDIQITKNYINLWEFIEPKQRYSFAAYGKKRAIDHILLSPEFMDTKYDFIYVCDSFKVFKNNLLNNKGFAKTENKEHKYSDHLPLVFEISTDKDKACRSWSNFLDIFKGKK; encoded by the coding sequence ATGAATAAACTTATATTTATATTTTTTATACCTATTTTTATTTTTGCACAAACTATAAAAATTGCTACTTATAATGTTGAAAATTTATTTGATGGCAAAAATAATGGCAACGAATATAGAGATTTTAAAATAGGAAAATCATCATGGAGCGATGAAAAATACAAACATAAACTTGCAAACATAAAAGAAGTAATAAAATCAATAAATGCGGATATAATAGCACTTCAAGAGATAGAAAATGAAGATGTTTTAAAAGAGCTTATAAAAGGTACTGATTATAAATTTATAAACTTCAAAACAACTAAAAATGCCCCTGTTGGACTTGGGCTAATATCAAAAATAAGACCAATTTTAACAAAATCATTTAGTGTAGCTGGTGTAAAGACTAGAGATATTTTAAAAGTTAGTTTTGAAGAAGATAAAAAAATATTTAGTATCTTTATAAATCACTTTCCGGCTTTTAAGAAAAATGGAATAATATCTCAAAAAAAAGCAGAAAGAACACTAAGAGTAGCTTTAGAAAATGAAAAAAATGCAATAGTGCTTGGGGATTTTAATAGTCCTTATGGGAAAAAATCCATACTAAACGACATACAAATTACAAAAAATTATATAAACCTCTGGGAATTCATAGAACCGAAACAAAGATATAGTTTTGCGGCTTATGGTAAAAAAAGAGCTATAGATCATATCCTTTTATCGCCTGAATTTATGGATACAAAATATGATTTTATATATGTTTGCGATAGTTTTAAAGTTTTTAAAAATAATTTATTAAATAATAAAGGTTTTGCAAAAACAGAAAATAAAGAACACAAATACTCAGATCATCTACCTTTGGTATTTGAAATTTCAACAGACAAAGATAAAGCTTGTCGGTCTTGGAGTAATTTTTTAGATATTTTTAAAGGCAAGAAATGA
- a CDS encoding tRNA (cytidine(34)-2'-O)-methyltransferase codes for MFNIVLVSPQIPQNTGAIGRLCVNANLRLHIIKPTVFDLSEKAVRRAGLDYWKILEPKIWESLNEFLEENIKLKDRFFFATTKTNNNYFEANFKTGDFIFFGGESTGLPATLMDIMPKNKITIPMGKNGRSLNLAISTGIIAYEAIRQNINEFDFREKI; via the coding sequence ATGTTTAATATAGTCTTAGTAAGTCCACAAATTCCTCAAAACACAGGAGCCATAGGAAGACTGTGTGTAAATGCAAATTTAAGGCTTCATATCATAAAACCAACTGTTTTTGACCTAAGCGAAAAGGCAGTAAGAAGAGCTGGACTTGATTACTGGAAGATACTAGAGCCTAAAATTTGGGAAAGCTTGAATGAGTTTTTAGAAGAAAATATAAAGCTCAAAGATAGGTTTTTCTTCGCCACAACAAAAACAAACAATAACTACTTTGAAGCTAATTTTAAAACTGGTGATTTTATATTTTTTGGAGGAGAAAGCACAGGACTACCAGCAACCCTAATGGATATAATGCCAAAAAATAAAATAACAATTCCTATGGGTAAAAATGGAAGAAGTTTAAATCTAGCAATAAGCACGGGCATAATAGCATATGAAGCTATAAGACAAAACATAAATGAGTTTGATTTTAGAGAGAAAATATGA
- the purU gene encoding formyltetrahydrofolate deformylase, whose translation MQEYVLKIKCSDEKGLIYRISDIVFKYRLNIQTNNEFVDQENNTFFMRSELIGDINIDEFIGNLEAVLPKNAEISCTHKNKKNIIILATKESHCLGDLLIKFDSGELNANIVSVVANHEVLRSLVERFNIPFEYVSADDLSREEHEQKVLDIMAKYDFDYVVLAKYMRILTPNFVQNYNNKIINIHHSFLPAFIGANPYKQAFERGVKIIGATAHFVNDNLDEGPIIVQDVININHEMSWKDMQKAGRACEKNVLAKALDLALEDRLFINENKVIVF comes from the coding sequence ATGCAAGAGTATGTTTTGAAAATAAAATGCAGTGATGAAAAAGGACTTATATATAGAATTTCTGACATAGTCTTTAAATACAGGCTAAATATACAAACAAATAATGAGTTTGTAGATCAAGAAAATAATACATTTTTTATGAGAAGTGAACTTATTGGAGATATAAATATAGATGAATTTATAGGCAACCTTGAGGCTGTATTACCAAAAAATGCTGAGATATCTTGCACTCACAAAAATAAAAAAAATATAATAATACTTGCTACAAAAGAGAGCCATTGTTTGGGAGATTTGCTTATTAAATTTGATAGCGGGGAGCTAAATGCAAATATCGTTTCAGTTGTTGCAAATCATGAAGTTTTAAGAAGTCTAGTTGAAAGATTTAATATACCTTTTGAGTATGTAAGTGCTGATGATTTAAGCAGAGAAGAGCATGAACAAAAAGTATTAGACATTATGGCAAAATATGATTTTGATTATGTTGTATTAGCAAAATATATGAGAATATTAACTCCAAATTTTGTCCAAAACTATAACAACAAGATAATAAACATACATCACTCGTTTTTACCAGCTTTTATAGGAGCAAATCCATATAAACAAGCCTTTGAAAGAGGAGTTAAAATAATAGGAGCAACTGCTCATTTTGTAAATGATAATCTAGACGAAGGTCCAATAATAGTTCAAGATGTAATAAATATAAACCACGAAATGAGCTGGAAAGATATGCAAAAAGCAGGTAGAGCTTGTGAAAAAAATGTATTAGCAAAGGCGTTGGATTTAGCACTTGAAGATAGATTATTTATAAATGAAAATAAGGTTATTGTTTTTTAA
- the lon gene encoding endopeptidase La: MQLDENKFLPTEIPIIVEDELFLYPFMITPLFLSDEENLRALELAMQNETSILVVSSKPNQDGERNFNSIYDTGVLGTIMRKVPLPDGRVKILFQGVDKAKIINQTSTSPLVALVDKLNIIKPSTAKTEALLVVLREKARELSAISHLFPPDLLKTIEESVEPIRVCDLISSALRLKKQVAYSFFIEEDLEQRLLKLIDYIIEEIEANKLQKEIKNKVHSKIDKHNKEYFLKEQLKQIQAELGSDTSRDEEIEEYKKKLENKKKFMGEDAYKEIKKQIEKLSRMHQDSADANTIQSYLDWTLEVPFENVSKKKSSIIEVSKRLNADHHSLEKPKERIEEYFALRELLELRGVDEKANNGAILCFAGPPGVGKTSLANSIAKALKRELVRIALGGLEDVNELRGHRRTYIGAMPGRIVQGLIEAKQMNPVIVLDEIDKVGRSYRGDPTAVLLEILDPEQNNKFRDYYLNFNIDLSKVIFIATANDISMIPAPLRDRMEFIHLSSYTPQEKFEIAKKYLIPQELKKHGLKPVDVNITKDAIAMMISEYTRESGVRNLRRKIADILRKVAKKILTDNQGKITVNSKNLKEFLEKKVFEIEQADKKDKIGQVNGLAWTSVGGDVLRIEAIRLQGKGNMQITGQLGDVMKESAQIAFSVVKVLIDNKKIKVPMSIIPKFDDDKRKLEPSDVYRRFDLHLHVPEGATPKDGPSAGITMVTAIASILTDIKVRHDVAMTGEITLSGRVLPIGGLKEKLIAAHKADIKLALIPRKNYERDLEDIPEDVRKDMKIIPVDMIDDVLKNALVK, encoded by the coding sequence TTGCAATTAGATGAAAATAAATTTTTACCGACAGAAATTCCAATTATAGTTGAGGATGAGTTATTTTTATATCCATTTATGATAACTCCACTTTTTTTAAGTGATGAAGAAAACTTAAGAGCACTTGAACTAGCCATGCAAAACGAAACATCAATACTAGTTGTTTCATCAAAACCAAATCAAGATGGCGAAAGAAATTTTAACAGCATATATGACACTGGAGTATTAGGAACTATAATGAGAAAAGTTCCTTTGCCAGATGGTCGTGTAAAGATTCTTTTTCAAGGGGTAGATAAAGCAAAGATAATCAATCAAACAAGCACTAGTCCATTAGTAGCATTAGTAGATAAGCTAAACATAATAAAACCATCCACAGCTAAGACAGAAGCTTTACTTGTCGTTTTAAGAGAAAAAGCTAGAGAACTAAGCGCTATAAGCCATCTTTTTCCACCTGACTTGCTTAAAACTATAGAAGAAAGTGTAGAGCCTATAAGGGTATGCGACTTGATTTCTAGTGCTTTAAGATTAAAAAAACAAGTAGCTTATAGTTTTTTTATAGAAGAGGATTTAGAGCAAAGACTTTTAAAACTTATAGACTATATCATAGAAGAGATAGAGGCAAATAAACTTCAAAAAGAGATAAAAAACAAAGTTCACTCAAAAATTGATAAGCACAATAAAGAGTATTTTCTAAAAGAGCAATTAAAACAAATTCAAGCAGAACTGGGAAGCGACACTAGCCGAGATGAAGAGATAGAAGAATATAAGAAAAAACTAGAAAACAAAAAGAAATTTATGGGTGAAGATGCGTATAAAGAGATAAAAAAACAGATAGAAAAACTGTCTCGTATGCACCAAGACTCTGCCGATGCAAACACAATACAGAGCTATCTTGACTGGACTCTTGAGGTTCCATTTGAAAATGTATCTAAGAAAAAATCATCAATAATAGAAGTATCAAAAAGACTAAATGCAGATCATCATAGCTTAGAAAAACCAAAAGAAAGAATAGAAGAATACTTTGCTTTAAGAGAGTTATTAGAACTTAGAGGCGTAGATGAAAAGGCTAACAATGGAGCTATACTTTGCTTTGCTGGACCTCCAGGAGTTGGAAAAACAAGCTTGGCAAACTCAATAGCAAAAGCGCTTAAAAGAGAGTTGGTAAGAATAGCTCTAGGCGGACTTGAAGATGTGAATGAACTAAGGGGACACAGAAGAACATATATAGGTGCTATGCCTGGTCGTATAGTTCAAGGACTTATAGAAGCCAAACAAATGAATCCTGTTATTGTATTAGATGAGATAGATAAAGTAGGAAGAAGCTACCGCGGGGATCCTACGGCTGTCTTACTTGAGATATTAGACCCTGAACAAAATAATAAATTTAGAGATTATTATCTTAACTTCAATATAGACCTAAGCAAGGTTATTTTTATAGCTACTGCAAACGATATAAGCATGATACCTGCTCCACTTCGCGATAGGATGGAGTTTATACATCTTAGCTCATACACGCCTCAAGAAAAATTTGAGATAGCAAAAAAATATTTAATACCACAAGAGCTTAAAAAGCATGGACTAAAACCTGTTGATGTAAATATAACCAAAGATGCGATAGCAATGATGATTTCAGAATACACAAGAGAGAGTGGAGTTAGAAATTTACGTAGGAAAATAGCGGATATACTAAGAAAAGTAGCAAAAAAAATACTTACAGATAACCAAGGAAAAATAACAGTAAATTCTAAAAACCTAAAAGAATTTTTAGAAAAGAAAGTATTTGAGATAGAACAAGCAGACAAAAAAGATAAAATAGGTCAAGTAAATGGTCTAGCTTGGACTAGTGTTGGTGGAGACGTGCTTAGGATAGAGGCTATTCGCTTACAAGGCAAAGGAAATATGCAAATAACAGGGCAGCTTGGCGATGTTATGAAAGAAAGCGCACAGATAGCATTTAGTGTTGTTAAGGTTCTTATAGACAATAAAAAAATAAAAGTGCCAATGAGTATAATTCCTAAATTTGATGACGATAAAAGAAAGCTTGAGCCTAGCGATGTGTATAGGAGATTTGATCTGCATTTGCACGTTCCTGAAGGTGCTACGCCAAAAGATGGTCCAAGCGCCGGTATAACAATGGTAACAGCAATAGCATCTATACTTACAGACATAAAAGTAAGACACGATGTAGCAATGACTGGCGAGATAACACTAAGCGGAAGAGTGCTTCCTATAGGAGGGTTAAAAGAAAAGCTTATAGCTGCACACAAAGCAGACATAAAACTAGCACTAATACCAAGAAAAAATTATGAAAGAGATTTGGAAGATATACCAGAGGATGTAAGAAAAGATATGAAAATCATTCCTGTTGATATGATAGATGATGTATTAAAAAATGCACTTGTAAAATAG
- a CDS encoding outer membrane protein assembly factor BamD — MINIYKFLASIFLVVMLLGCSNKQAKLYNLTPEEWYSQILENIKSNELELADKYYVSMASEHVASPLLEQILMILSQAHANNEEYLLANFYLNEYVKRYGDNAEKTEFAEFLKIKANFDSFLQPNRNQKLIQDSINSIEKFLYLYPNTKFKPLVQTMLVKFKLAIYSLDKEIANLYIRTGRDISAEIYKEKLKQSPLNDAKILNPERPWYRRIFN, encoded by the coding sequence ATGATAAATATCTATAAGTTTTTGGCATCAATTTTTTTAGTTGTGATGCTTTTAGGATGTTCTAATAAACAAGCTAAACTATACAATCTCACACCAGAAGAGTGGTATTCACAGATATTAGAAAATATAAAATCTAATGAGCTAGAGCTAGCTGATAAGTATTATGTATCTATGGCTAGTGAACATGTGGCATCTCCTTTGCTAGAACAAATACTTATGATACTATCTCAGGCTCATGCAAATAATGAAGAGTATTTACTTGCTAACTTCTATCTCAATGAGTATGTAAAAAGATATGGGGATAATGCAGAAAAAACAGAATTTGCGGAGTTTTTAAAGATAAAAGCAAATTTTGACTCATTTTTACAACCAAATAGGAATCAAAAACTAATACAAGATAGCATAAATTCTATAGAAAAATTTTTATATCTATATCCAAATACAAAGTTTAAACCTTTAGTGCAAACAATGCTTGTTAAGTTTAAACTAGCTATTTATAGTTTAGATAAAGAAATAGCAAATCTATACATAAGAACAGGAAGAGATATTTCAGCAGAGATATATAAAGAAAAACTTAAGCAATCTCCTCTAAACGATGCAAAAATTTTAAATCCAGAACGTCCTTGGTATAGAAGAATATTTAATTAG
- the fliW gene encoding flagellar assembly protein FliW, with amino-acid sequence MIFTVKSPILGFEHIKTMELIELDKFFVKLQSKDDNTSFTMINPYALRNYEFDIPTYYEDLMDIKNSSELRVYNILVVATPLEKSTVNFIAPIVCNMDNMTLSQIVLDVVSYPDYKQAEVIESFIQK; translated from the coding sequence ATGATTTTTACTGTTAAAAGCCCTATACTAGGTTTTGAACATATAAAAACTATGGAGCTTATAGAGCTTGATAAGTTTTTTGTAAAACTCCAAAGCAAAGACGATAATACATCTTTTACTATGATAAATCCTTATGCTTTAAGAAATTATGAATTTGATATTCCAACATACTACGAAGATCTTATGGATATCAAAAACAGCAGTGAGCTTAGAGTTTATAACATACTTGTGGTTGCTACACCTTTAGAGAAATCTACTGTAAATTTTATAGCTCCTATAGTTTGTAATATGGACAATATGACACTTTCTCAGATAGTTCTTGATGTTGTGTCTTATCCTGATTACAAACAAGCTGAGGTTATAGAAAGCTTTATACAAAAATAG